Part of the Listeria innocua genome is shown below.
TACGATGACTATCCTAAAGAAGCTCAAAAAATCGAAAAAGTCACTTCAACTACTGTAGACACTGAAAAAATTATCGCACTTAAACCAGATTTAGTACTTGGTCATGAGTCTATGCTTGCCACTGAAAAAGACGCTTATCAATTACTCAAAGATGCAGGAATTAATGTATTTGTTGTGCCAGATGCAACTAATTTAAAAGAAGTCGAAAATTCCATTGAAACAATTGGTAAATTAACTGGAAAAGAGCAAAAAGCAAAAGACGTAACTGCCTCGATGGAGAAACAAAAAGCCGCAGTTGAAAAGAAAGCCAAAGAGCTGAAAACATCTCCAAAAGTGTGGATTGAAATTAGCCCAGACTTATATACAGCAGGTAAAGGAACGTTTATGAATGAAATGCTTGAACTTGCTGGTGGTACAAATATCGTTACCGAAACTGGCTTTATTCCATACAATGAAGAAAAAGTTGTAGAATTAAAACCGGATATTATTTTATCCGTTTATCCAGATGCAAAAGCAACTATTTTAAAACGTGCTGCATGGAAAGACCTTCCAGCTGTTAAAAATGAACAGATTTTTGAAATGGATGCGAATAAATTAAGTCGTCCTGGTCCAAGATTATTAGAAGGTGCAGCAGATATTCAAGCAGTTTTTGAAAACTAATTCTTTGATAATGACAGATGAAGCTTTACAAAAAACGACTTTTAAGGTAATTTAACATAGGGTGGATTTTTTGCTAAAGCTTATTAGTAAAGTGATTCACCTAATAAAGAAAGCAATTTACACTTAGAAGATCATGCATAAACAGCAAGAATACGGCAACTTAGACGACAAATAATACAAACAAGGTGTACTTGGTTTTAAGTGGAGGAGTTGCCTATAAGTAAATAGTGAGCTGAATCTGGTTTTTAAAACCATATTATTTTTCGGGAAGAAGTGTTTTTGTGAAACAAGTTATGGAAGTTATTAAAGAACAAATTAAAAATTTACCAATGATATTTCGCATTGCGCGCTATGAAGATAAGGCTACATATCAAAGTCATTATCTAGGGCTAGCTTGGCAGATTTTAAACCCATTAATCCAAATTGCTATTTATTATTTCGTGTTTGGATTCGGTATGAATGCAAAATCTGGTTCTGATGCAAGTTATATTGAATGGATGCTGGCTGGGATTATTCCTTGGTTCTTTATTAGTGCGGTTATTTTACAAGGTGCGAATAGTATTTATAATAAAATAGGTATGGTTTCAAAAATGAATTTCCCAATGAGTATTTTACCGAATATAACGATTGTTTCTAATTTAACTAGCTACTTTACGATGATGGTAATTTTGCTTGGATTACTTGCCTTAAATGGAACTCCTGTTACGATTTATTGGGGCCAATATTTGTATTATTTTGTAGCAATGATTGCTTTTTTATTTAGTGTTACATTATTTAATGCAACTATTAGTGTTTTAGTTAGAGATTATTATATTATGTTGCAATCCGTTATGCGTGTACTTTTCTATGTAACGGGGATTGTTTGGAATTTAGAAACTATGTTGCCACAATGGTTAGTTCATTTATTAAAATTAAATCCAATATACTATGTGGTTAATGGTTTTAGGGAAACATTCTTAATGAATAGAGGTTTTTGGGAATCTCCGTCCTACACGATGTATTTCTGGTTGATTACACTAACACTATTATTTGTTGGAGCGACACTGCACATGAAATTCCGTGAACGCTTCGTGGATTATTTATAGGAGGTTAGACAGATGGGTAAAAATATTAAAATAGCATTTAAACATGTGTCGAAAGAATATGACCTCTATCAAAATAAATCAGACAAGATTAAAGGCTTGTTCATGCCGAAAAGTCAAAAAATGCAATCCTTTTGGGCTTTACGAGACGTTTCTTTTGATATTCATGATGGTGAAACAGTTGGTTTAATCGGGATTAATGGTTCCGGTAAGTCGACTATTTCTAGTATTATGTCAGGTGTTATCCCGCCAACACAAGGCGAAGTCGTTATTAACGGGGAAACTTCATTAATTGCCATTGCAGTAGGGTTAAAAGGCCCGTTGACAGGTTATGAGAACATCCGCTTAAAATTACTTATGCATGGTATGAAAAGTTCCCAAATTAACAAACTAATGCCTAGTATTATTGAATTTGCTGATATTGGCGATTTCATTAACCAACCAATTAAAAACTATTCGAGTGGTATGCGTTCACGTCTAGGTTTTGCAATTTCCGTGCATACTAACCCTGATATTTTGGTTATTGATGAAGCTTTATCCGTAGGGGACCAAACTTTTTATGAAAAATGTGTTAATAAAATAAATGAATTTAAAGCACGTGGAAAAACTATCGTCTTTGTCAGTCACTCACTTGGACAAGTTAAAAGTTTGTGTGACAGAATCATCTGGATGCATCACGGCGAAATACGTGAAATGGGCGAGGCGAAAGAAGTTGCTCAAAAATATGATGAATTTGTAAAATGGTTTAACAAACAACCAAATGACTACAAGAAAAAATATCAAAAAGAACACAAAGAACATCAAAAAGCTCCACAGAAAAAGGTTTATCCTAATCCAAATGCTAACAAGTATCGATTAACTCTGTTTGATAAATTTCTTTTAACAGCTTTAATTGTTTTAACCATATTATTTGGAACTTTAGTAGCAACTGGTAAATCTTTCAAAGGTTTAATTAGCGAAACCTCAACTAACCAAGTCGAGCAAATTGCATATGTAGACAACAATGAAATAACGATACGCTAAAAAGAAAAACATCTCTCTATTGGAGGGATGTTTTTTTATGAAAAAGTAAGCTGAATTTGTCTAAAATTTTAACAAAAATATATTTAAAACTACTTTCTTTTATTTTGTAATGTATCTGTAACTTACGATGGCTTAAAGTTTGGTAAAATATAGGACAGTAAACAAATTAAGGAGTGGTTGGAGAATAATGATAAATAAAAAGTGGATGAAAATTGTAATGATTCCAATGCTAGTTGTCCCAATGTACGGTTTGACAACTGTCAGTGGACAATTACAGAATTCATTAACTGGAGAAAATTCCTTTGTTAAAGACGCTCAAGCTGCAACAACAGCATCGCAACAAGCGTTTATAGACAAAATAGCACCTGCTGCCCAGGCATCTCAAGAAAAATATCATCTGTTGTCTAGTATAACTTTAGCTCAAGCAATTTTAGAATCCGGTTGGGGGAAAAGTGGACTTGCTACACAAGGATATAATTTATTTGGTATTAAAGGAAAGTACAATGGACAATCAGTTATCATGTCAACCTCTGAATATGTGAATGGTGAGTGGATTAAGATTGATGCTGAGTTCCGTAAATATCCTAGTTGGAACGAATCTGTAACTGATCATACACTTTTATTAGTGAATGGAACTTCTTGGAATAAAAACTTATACAAAAAAGTAGTTGATGCAACAGACTATAAAGTAGCTGCTAATGAGCTACAAAAAGCTGGATATGCAACATCTCCAACTTATGCTGCTAGTTTAATCCGAGTAATTGAAACTTATGATTTAGCAAAATATGATGTTTTATACGACAAAATTCTTACTCAAAAATCCACTTCCGGTAAAGCGACTGTAACAAGTCCAACAGGGAATGGTGTTTGGACTCTACCTTATAAAGTTAAAGGTGTACAATCTGTTAGTCCAGCTAGCACATACGCTAACAAAGATATTGATTTAGTATCTGTTGCTACAACTAAAAGAGGTACGTACTATCAATTTAAATATAATGGTAAAGTAATTGGTTGGGTAGATGGAAAAGCACTGACCATATACGATAGCGTCAATTATGATAAAGTAAACGTTGGACGAGCTAAGATTACGAGCGCACCTGGCAATGGTATTTGGTCTAAACCATACAATGTATATGGACGAGAATTTGTAACCAATGCAACTACTTATGCCCAACAAGAAATAAAACTCTTACGTGAAGCGCAAACCGCAAAAGGAACTTATTACCAGTTTAGTATTAACAATAAAACAATTGGTTGGATTGATAAACGTGCTTTGACTATCTATCCATATGATTCTGTTATTTCTAGCAAAGCTGTTAACCTTGATGGACAAATTACTAACCCAACAGGAAACGGTATTTGGACAAAAGCATATAAATTAGAAGGCACAACTTCTGTCGCCCAGGCTACTCAATATGCTAACCAAGATGTTAAAATTAGTGAAGTTGTTGAAACTCAACATGGTACTTATTACAATATTAGTATCGGCGGAAGAGCAATCGGTTGGTTAGATAAAAATGCGATTACTCTATATGACCAAGCTG
Proteins encoded:
- the tagH gene encoding teichoic acids export ABC transporter ATP-binding subunit TagH, encoding MGKNIKIAFKHVSKEYDLYQNKSDKIKGLFMPKSQKMQSFWALRDVSFDIHDGETVGLIGINGSGKSTISSIMSGVIPPTQGEVVINGETSLIAIAVGLKGPLTGYENIRLKLLMHGMKSSQINKLMPSIIEFADIGDFINQPIKNYSSGMRSRLGFAISVHTNPDILVIDEALSVGDQTFYEKCVNKINEFKARGKTIVFVSHSLGQVKSLCDRIIWMHHGEIREMGEAKEVAQKYDEFVKWFNKQPNDYKKKYQKEHKEHQKAPQKKVYPNPNANKYRLTLFDKFLLTALIVLTILFGTLVATGKSFKGLISETSTNQVEQIAYVDNNEITIR
- a CDS encoding ABC transporter substrate-binding protein gives rise to the protein MKWFKGIAVVLLLVILTACGNTETKAPTEKTKKIEVKDATEQKITLKEAPTKIVSLIPSNTEILFALDLGDKVKGVSAYDDYPKEAQKIEKVTSTTVDTEKIIALKPDLVLGHESMLATEKDAYQLLKDAGINVFVVPDATNLKEVENSIETIGKLTGKEQKAKDVTASMEKQKAAVEKKAKELKTSPKVWIEISPDLYTAGKGTFMNEMLELAGGTNIVTETGFIPYNEEKVVELKPDIILSVYPDAKATILKRAAWKDLPAVKNEQIFEMDANKLSRPGPRLLEGAADIQAVFEN
- a CDS encoding ABC transporter permease, with amino-acid sequence MKQVMEVIKEQIKNLPMIFRIARYEDKATYQSHYLGLAWQILNPLIQIAIYYFVFGFGMNAKSGSDASYIEWMLAGIIPWFFISAVILQGANSIYNKIGMVSKMNFPMSILPNITIVSNLTSYFTMMVILLGLLALNGTPVTIYWGQYLYYFVAMIAFLFSVTLFNATISVLVRDYYIMLQSVMRVLFYVTGIVWNLETMLPQWLVHLLKLNPIYYVVNGFRETFLMNRGFWESPSYTMYFWLITLTLLFVGATLHMKFRERFVDYL
- a CDS encoding GW domain-containing glycosaminoglycan-binding protein; this translates as MINKKWMKIVMIPMLVVPMYGLTTVSGQLQNSLTGENSFVKDAQAATTASQQAFIDKIAPAAQASQEKYHLLSSITLAQAILESGWGKSGLATQGYNLFGIKGKYNGQSVIMSTSEYVNGEWIKIDAEFRKYPSWNESVTDHTLLLVNGTSWNKNLYKKVVDATDYKVAANELQKAGYATSPTYAASLIRVIETYDLAKYDVLYDKILTQKSTSGKATVTSPTGNGVWTLPYKVKGVQSVSPASTYANKDIDLVSVATTKRGTYYQFKYNGKVIGWVDGKALTIYDSVNYDKVNVGRAKITSAPGNGIWSKPYNVYGREFVTNATTYAQQEIKLLREAQTAKGTYYQFSINNKTIGWIDKRALTIYPYDSVISSKAVNLDGQITNPTGNGIWTKAYKLEGTTSVAQATQYANQDVKISEVVETQHGTYYNISIGGRAIGWLDKNAITLYDQAEYNKAVTLDGTIKNVQGNAIWTEPYRTAGTKLVAQAEKYANKDVQIVREAKTPRGTYYQFKSGGNVIGWLDVKAFDMYDEITSNKAVNMEAVIENVEGNAVWTAPYKSVGVKLIGPASNYKDKTVKITREAQTSRGTYYEFSSNGKTVGWLDKKAFKTYSTIEYDESYVRDAVVTNVSGHTVWTLPYQVYGVKSVGSASNYNNKQAKITRRAKTDRGIYYQFSIDGKNVGWLDERAFDVYDTVEYNNVINKTALLSNPTGNGIWSAPYRVIGVKNVGQATSYANKTVQLVREAKTTRATYYQMSVDGKLIGWIDQRAFTNIR